One region of Bacterioplanoides sp. SCSIO 12839 genomic DNA includes:
- a CDS encoding copper chaperone PCu(A)C, protein MLSRVFMMIMAFFSATTAFADSAIQIDGAYVREPIPGRYMSAAFMNIKNDSAKEKILVSAKADWAGLIEIHTHIHDNGVMRMRQMMELTIPAGESVSLQPGGLHLMLFKLELPLSEKLPLTLCFKDGSCETTTAVLRSLK, encoded by the coding sequence ATGTTATCCCGTGTATTCATGATGATCATGGCGTTTTTTTCAGCCACTACTGCTTTTGCTGATTCCGCTATTCAGATTGACGGTGCTTATGTACGAGAGCCGATTCCAGGCCGATATATGAGCGCCGCTTTTATGAACATCAAAAATGACAGTGCTAAAGAAAAGATCCTGGTCAGTGCTAAGGCCGACTGGGCAGGCCTGATTGAAATTCACACGCATATCCATGACAACGGTGTGATGCGCATGCGCCAGATGATGGAGTTAACCATTCCTGCAGGAGAAAGCGTGTCATTACAGCCGGGTGGCTTACACCTGATGTTATTTAAACTGGAGCTGCCACTCAGCGAGAAATTACCACTGACGTTATGTTTTAAAGATGGTTCCTGTGAAACAACCACAGCAGTACTGCGTTCACTGAAGTAG